The Haloterrigena turkmenica DSM 5511 genome includes the window ACCGCGATCAACTTCAGTCCGGTCGAGGAGGAGATCGAAACGCGACTGCTCGAGGGGGACGACTGGTGGCGGAACCAACAAGAGACGATCCCCGACGACGAAAGCATCGGCGGCAACGCCACTGACGATACTTAGCTCGAGTCGATTCTCGCCGACTCGTCTGCTCGCCTCGAACAGCGCGAGCACACCCTCCTCGAGCAGCGAGCGCCCGGAGTCCGGAGCCGTCTCGCCGACCCGTGACGTTCAACTGCTCGCCGTGCGAACGGCTGCTAACCACGCATGGAGAAAACGCCGCGGGGAACGTCGGTCGGCGTCGACGACCCCTACGAGTTCGCGGGCGTCTGCGACCACCTCACCGGCGAGGGAACGTGTCGGTACGCCTTCGACCACTACGAGCACGATCCCGAATTCGCTCGCGAACGCGCCGAAGACGAGTACGAGTGTCCCGTCGTCGACCCCGAATCGGACTGGACGTGGGCCGACTGCCCGCACTTCCGCTCGCGCAATCGCGACCGGGAGTGCGTCCGGTGTGGCCTCGAGGAAAAGCGCATGGCCCACGACGACGAGCGCCCGCTGCTCGAGGAGCACCACCTCTCGTACGCGCGCGACGGGGAGACCCTCTCCCACGAGATCACGGTCTACCTCTGCCGGTGGTGTCACGCGAAGGTCCACAACTCGTGGGCGCGGATCACCGACGACGCGGCGCCGGATCCGGAGGCGATCGCCGCGCTCGAGGAACGGCGCGGTCGGGAATACGAGGAGTTGGGGTTCCAGTCGGCCGCGGAGCGGTACGACGAGGACGACTGACGAACGGATAGCCGCGTCAGCCCCTCGTGGACCGAACTAATCGATTAGCCCGTGTTCTTCATCCCGGCGGCGATTCCCTTCACCGTCAGCCGCAGCGTCCGCTCTTCGACGTCCGTCCGGTGGTTGCGATCGAGCAGGTAGACCTGTAACACGTTCAGCGGGTCGACGTAGGGGTTGCGCCGCGCCAAGTTCTCGCCGAGCCAGTCGCGCGTGTGCAGGTCCTCCCGCTGGCCGATCTCGGTGATCAGCTCCGTCGCGCGCTGGTACTCGTCGGTGATCCGCGGGAAGAACCGCTCGCGGAGCTCCGAATCGGCGAGGTCGGCGTACTGGTCGGCGATCTCGAGTTCGGTTCGCGACAGCGAGAGCGCCGCGTTGTCGAGCGTGGTCCGGAAGAACGGCCACTGGTCGTACATCTCCTGCATGGTCTCCATCGAGCCACCGTCCTCCAGATACGCGTCGATCCCCGCGGCGACGGCGTACCAGCCCGGGAGGATACACCGCGACTGGGTCCAGGAGAACACCCACGGGATCGCCCGCAGATCCTCGACGGTGCGCTCGCCGCTGCGCGAGGCCGGCCGGGAGCCCAGATCGAGATCCTCGATGACGGAGATCGGCGTCGCCTGCTCGAAGTACTGGACGAAGCCGTCGCTCTCGAGGAGATCCCGGTACTCTTGCCGGGCGGCGTCGGCCATGGTCTCCATCGCGTCGAACCACTCCTCGGGGAGCTCCTCCTCGTCGGGTTCTTCCTTCGCGTACAGCCGCGCCCGGAGCTGGGCGTTGAGCATCTGCTCGATGTTGCGCTCGGCGATACGGGGGTTGGCATACTTCTCGGCGATGGCCTCGCCCTGTTCGGTGAACTTGACCTGGCCGGTGATCGTGTTGTTCGGCAGGGCCAGCAGCGCCTCGTTCATCGGCCCGCCGCCACGGGAAATCGAGCCACCCCGGCCGTGGAACAGCCGCATCTGGACGTCGTAATCGTCGCAGATCTCGCCCAGCCGGCGCTGGTTTTTAAATAGCGACCAGTTGGCCGCCAGGAAGCCGTTCTCCTTGTTCGAGTCCGAGTAGCCCAGCATGATCTCCTGAGTCCGCCCGCGGGCCTCGAGGGCCTGACTGTAGGCCTCGTTTTCGAACAGCGTCCCCATGATGCGTCGCGCTCCCGAGAGGGCGTACTCGGTCTCGAGCAGCGGAACGATGTCGATCCCCGCGTGTTCGGGCAGCGAGACGACGCCGGCTTGATCGGCCAAGAACAGCACCTCGAGGACGTGGCTGGGCTCGTCGGTCATCGAGATGGCGTAGGTGTCGATGGCTTCGACGCCGTACTCGGTCTGCCAGTCCCCGAGGCTGTCGAAGAGTTCGAGGACTCGCGCCGAGTCCTCGGAGAGGTCGCTCGTCTCCGAGAGATCGACGAGGGGGTCGTCCTGTAGGACCGCGTCGGTCAGCAGTTCGACGCGTTCGTCCTCGGAGAGCGATCTGTAGTCGATCCCCTCTCGCTCGAGGGCCTCGGCGATAGCGCCGGTGTGTTTCTGCTGGTGTTCGCGCAGGTCCAGACTGGCCAGCGAGAAGCCGAAGGTGGCGACCTGTCTGCGGATCGGATCGACGTGGGCCTCGACGACGCTCTCCCCGCTGTTGTTCCGCAGACTCTGTGCGATGACCGCGAGATCGTCGAGGAGTTCGTCGACGTCGTCGTAGCCACCCGGCCGGACGTCGCCGACGCGCGCGAGGCGCTCGCGCATGAGTTTGAGTTTCTGGCGGTAGGGCTCACCCGGGTACCGATCTTCGGCGGTGCGAGCGCTTCCGGGCAGTCGCTCGCGGTCGTCCTCGAGGGAGGCCTCGAACTCGCCGCCGGTGTCGATCCGGCTCCCGTCCTGGCTCAGGACGCCCGAGAGGCGCTTGAGCTCGTCACGGTACTTCTCGAGGACGACCTCGCGCTGGCGCTCCAAGACGTTCGCGGTCACTTCGGGCGTCACGTAGGGGTTGCCGTCGCGGTCGCTGCCCGCCCACGAGCGGAACTCGAACAGCTTCGGAATCTCGAGGTCGCCCGCCGTCTCCGCGTCGATCGCGTCGGCGAGCTCGTCGTAGACCTCGCCGACGACGTCGAACAGGGTGTTCTCGAGGTACCACTGGACGTTGCGCGCCTCGTCTTCGGGCTCGGGCTGGCGGTTTCGCACCTGTGGGGTCTGCCAGAGGCTCGTCACCTCGGCATCGATGTCCCGCCAGACCTGCGACTGCTCCTTCTCGGTCAGCAGCCGTTCGTCCAGCGTCTCGAGGTGCGTCGAGATCGTCCGCAGCTTCGATTTGACCGTTTTGCGCCGCGCCTCCGTCGGATGGGCCGTGAACGTCGGCTCGATGAGAACGTCGTCGAGCACATCCTCGACGGTGTCGACGCCGCGCTCGCCGAGTTCCTCGGCCGCCATCTCGAGGCTGTCCTCGAGCGTTCCCTCGTTGGATTCGGTGCGGATCGTTCGGACTCGCTCGCGCTCCTCCGCGAGGTTGATCAGTTCGAAGTAGGTCGTAAACGCCCGCGCGACGATCCGCTGATTGTGGGGCGAGAGCCCCTCGAGTCGCGAGATCAGCGGCTCACGGGACTCGAGGTCGCCCGATCGGTAATCGATCGCCGCCCGCCGGCACGACTCGACCGTCTCGAACCCCTGCCGGGAGGTCTGGTCCTCGAGAACGTCCCCGAGTAACGCGCCGAGTTCTCGAACGTCCTGTCGAATCTCCCTGTTGTGAAGTCTCATACTGGTATGATGTATCTTCACCCCCAAAAACCCCTGTGGAGCCGTTCTACCGCCGGTTTGAATCGTTTTTCGTGATAGTTACTCGTGGTAGTCGGCTGCGACGACGATTCGTGTAGGCGATCGGCGATAGCGAATGTTTGCGAATAGCAACCACAGTTGCGTTACCGCGAAATTTCGATCGAATATGATACGTCAGAAACTGTTTGCTCGCCGTGGTGTCTGTCAGGTAGACATACATATTTCCGCCAGCGCCATTCAATTCACTACAAAAATAGTCAATGATTGCGATTATCGGGCGGCGACGGACCCCGCTGCTGACCGCGCCCGAGTTCACCGGCGCGTTCGGTCCGCTGTATCCGGCGCATAGCGCGCGACCGTCGCGCTCGTCCGTTCGAAAGCGACTCCTATCCGTTTCGCACCCTATTGGATCTTTGCGCCGAGTCGCGAGGGAACGTACTCGCGTCGCCGCGACCGAACGTCGACACCGTCGCTCTCGAGCACCTGGACCGTCGAGCGCGCTACTGACGTTACCAGCATTCGACAGGGTATCAGTCTTGAGGGGGCTCCGATTGGACGACTGACATGTACCGGCGTTTCACTCATTCGTATCTTATTCATTGACAATTTGGCGTGTATGTACTGTCCTCTGTCATGGATGGGTGAGAAAAACGTCCTCGAGAACACCACTATGTCGGTGTTAGGGAGACTGAACGAATTGTACGACTGTAATAACAAAACTCTATACACTGTGACAATAGCCCCGTGTTCGCTATGGAGAGTTCGACTGGTTTCGATCGCCGTTCCGTGGCTGTCCGGACAGCCGACGGGATCCCCGTAGCCGAGCGCGCGGAGCGCGCTCGCCCCGCAGTCGACCGTCGTCGGGACGGTAACGACGATTCCGACGCCCTCGCCGCGCCGAGAACCGGGAACGCGTCCGGATCGGCAGTCGCCGGTCCGCGTTCGGGGCGACCGCGCGTTCGCGCGTGGAACCGGGGAAACCGCGATCGACCAGTGGCGTTGCTTGGACGGATTGCAGGGTATCGAACGCAACCCGGGACCGCCGGCTACGGAGGGTGAGAGCATGTATAGACAGCACACGGTCGGCGTCGTCGTTCCGGCGTACAACGAGGAAGGATTCGTCGGCGACGTGCTCAGAACGATGCCGGAGTACGTCGATCGGATCTACGCCGTCGACGACTGCTCGACCGACGGCACCTGGGACGAGATCCGCCAGACGGCCGAGGAGATAAACGGCGCCGCCGAGGAGTCCGTCGCGGCCGTTCGGGCCGACGAACAGCCGGTGACCGCCACCGACGGCGGTCCGGCGTTCGACCGGCGCGTCGTTCCGATTCAACACGAGACGAACCGCGGCGTCGGTGGTGCGATCAAGACCGGCTATCTCGAGGCCCTCGAGGACAAGATCGACATCACCGCCGTGATGGGCGGCGACGGTCAGATGGACCCCGACATCTTGTCGCGCTTTCTCGATCCGATCGTCGAGGGCAAGGCAGACTACACGAAAGGGAACCGCCTGGTCGACAAGGAGTACCGCGACGGCATGTCGCGGTGGCGGTTCTTCGGCAACTCAGTCTTAACCTTCCTGACAAAGATTGCCTCCGGCTACTGGAAGATGATGGACCCACAGAACGGGTACACAGCCATCTCCCAGCGGGCCCTCGAGAACGTCGGCATCGAGGAGATGTACGAGTACTACGGCTACTGTAACGACCTGCTGGTGAAGCTCAACGCCCGCGGCATGCGGATCGCCGACGTCCCGATGCCGGCCGTCTACGGCGACGAGGAGTCGAGCATCGATTACCCCTCCTACATCTGGAACGTGTCGGGAATGCTCCTCCGGAACTTCTGCTGGCGGCTGAAGGCTCGCTATCTCGTCCTCGATTTCCACCCGCTGGCGCTGTTTTACCTCCTCGGGACGGCGATCTGCGGCGTCGGCGTCCTCGGGATCGCCTGGTCGCTGTACGCCTGGATGACGCTCGCCGCCCCGCTGTTCGTCCGCGGATCGGTGAGCGCGCTCCTGTTCGTCACCGGCTGCCTGTTCGTCTTCTTCGCGATGCTGTTCGACATGCAGGCCAACGAGTCCATGGAGGTGTGACGATGGCGACTACACCTGCGGGCCGCGTCGTCGTCACCGTCCAGCATCCGGCTCACGTCCACTTCTTCAGGAACGCGATCGACGAACTGGAGGAACGGGGCTACGACGTTCGCGTCTTCGCCCGCGCGAAGGACGTCACCGAGGCTCTCCTCGAAGCCTACGGGATCGAGTACGAGCGTCTCGCGGGGAGCGCGGAGTCGCCCTTCGAACTCGCGAAAGTGCAGGCGACCTACGAGTACCGCCTGCTCAAACGCGTCCGACGGCTGGATCCGGACGTCATGCTCGCGATCGGCGAACCGGCGGTCGCACACGCGTCCGCGGCCGTCGACGGCCACAGCGTGCTGTTCACCGACACCGAGCACGCGACCCTGTCGAACGCGCTCGCGCTGCCGTTCGCCGACCTCGTCTGTACGCCCCGTGCGTTCTGGGACGACCGCGGCTCCTCCCACTACACCTATCCGGGCTACCACGAACTGGCGTACCTCCACCCGGATCGGTTCAGTCCCGATCCGTCGGTCCTCGCGGACCTCGAGCCGCAGGTCGAGGCGGGACTTCCCGCGGCGACCGACGGAGGGGCCGCGTCCGGGACCGCCACCGGAGCTGACTCTGTTGAGCCCGGCGACGCGACCGCCACCATCGGCGACGAGTCGCTGATCGTCCTGCGGCTGATCTCGTGGACCGCGGCCCACGACATCGGCCAGGAGGGGATGGCCGGTGTCGAACGCCTCGTCGCCGACCTCGAGCGCGAGGGGGCGACGGTCCTCGTCTCGGCGGAGGGCGACCTCCCGCCGGCGCTTGCCGACCGACGGATCGACCTGCCGCCCGAACGGATGCACGACCTGCTGGCTCACGCCGATCTGTTCCTCGGCGAGAGCGCGACGATGGCCATCGAGAGCGCCGTCCTCGGCACGCCGTCGCTGTACGTCTCCGATCTGGACGCCGGCGTCCTCGAGGAACTCGAGACGCGCTACGGGTTGATCCGCCGGCTCGAGCAGGACGCCGAGCCGAGCCAAGTCGCCGCCACCGCCCGGGAGCTGCTGGCGATCGACGACTCGACGTGGCGGGAGCGTCGACGGACGCTGTTCGACGAGACGATAGACACGACGGAGTTCGTCGTGAACACGGTCGAACGGGTGAGCGACGCATGATGGCGGACCGCTCGTTCGACGACGACTACGAGTTCGCCCTCTGTCTCACCCACGACGTCGACCGGCCCTACAAGACGTTCCAGGCGCCCTACTACGCCGCCGCGGAGCGCGATCCCTCCCATCTCCGGTCGCTGGTCACCGACGAGCGCCCCTACTGGCAGTTCGAGGAGCTGATGGCCCTCGAGGACGACCTCGACGTCCGGTCGGCCTGGTACTTCTTGAACGAGAAGCGTCTCTGGGAGCAGTCCCCTCGCGAGTGGCTCGAGCCCCGCAACTGGATGCTCTACACGGGCCGCTACGACATCATGGACCCGGAGATCGTCGACGTCGTTCGGGCGCTCGACGATGGCGGCTGGGAGGTCGGCCTGCACG containing:
- a CDS encoding DUF354 domain-containing protein, which encodes MATTPAGRVVVTVQHPAHVHFFRNAIDELEERGYDVRVFARAKDVTEALLEAYGIEYERLAGSAESPFELAKVQATYEYRLLKRVRRLDPDVMLAIGEPAVAHASAAVDGHSVLFTDTEHATLSNALALPFADLVCTPRAFWDDRGSSHYTYPGYHELAYLHPDRFSPDPSVLADLEPQVEAGLPAATDGGAASGTATGADSVEPGDATATIGDESLIVLRLISWTAAHDIGQEGMAGVERLVADLEREGATVLVSAEGDLPPALADRRIDLPPERMHDLLAHADLFLGESATMAIESAVLGTPSLYVSDLDAGVLEELETRYGLIRRLEQDAEPSQVAATARELLAIDDSTWRERRRTLFDETIDTTEFVVNTVERVSDA
- the ppc gene encoding phosphoenolpyruvate carboxylase; the protein is MRLHNREIRQDVRELGALLGDVLEDQTSRQGFETVESCRRAAIDYRSGDLESREPLISRLEGLSPHNQRIVARAFTTYFELINLAEERERVRTIRTESNEGTLEDSLEMAAEELGERGVDTVEDVLDDVLIEPTFTAHPTEARRKTVKSKLRTISTHLETLDERLLTEKEQSQVWRDIDAEVTSLWQTPQVRNRQPEPEDEARNVQWYLENTLFDVVGEVYDELADAIDAETAGDLEIPKLFEFRSWAGSDRDGNPYVTPEVTANVLERQREVVLEKYRDELKRLSGVLSQDGSRIDTGGEFEASLEDDRERLPGSARTAEDRYPGEPYRQKLKLMRERLARVGDVRPGGYDDVDELLDDLAVIAQSLRNNSGESVVEAHVDPIRRQVATFGFSLASLDLREHQQKHTGAIAEALEREGIDYRSLSEDERVELLTDAVLQDDPLVDLSETSDLSEDSARVLELFDSLGDWQTEYGVEAIDTYAISMTDEPSHVLEVLFLADQAGVVSLPEHAGIDIVPLLETEYALSGARRIMGTLFENEAYSQALEARGRTQEIMLGYSDSNKENGFLAANWSLFKNQRRLGEICDDYDVQMRLFHGRGGSISRGGGPMNEALLALPNNTITGQVKFTEQGEAIAEKYANPRIAERNIEQMLNAQLRARLYAKEEPDEEELPEEWFDAMETMADAARQEYRDLLESDGFVQYFEQATPISVIEDLDLGSRPASRSGERTVEDLRAIPWVFSWTQSRCILPGWYAVAAGIDAYLEDGGSMETMQEMYDQWPFFRTTLDNAALSLSRTELEIADQYADLADSELRERFFPRITDEYQRATELITEIGQREDLHTRDWLGENLARRNPYVDPLNVLQVYLLDRNHRTDVEERTLRLTVKGIAAGMKNTG
- a CDS encoding glycosyltransferase family 2 protein, whose protein sequence is MYRQHTVGVVVPAYNEEGFVGDVLRTMPEYVDRIYAVDDCSTDGTWDEIRQTAEEINGAAEESVAAVRADEQPVTATDGGPAFDRRVVPIQHETNRGVGGAIKTGYLEALEDKIDITAVMGGDGQMDPDILSRFLDPIVEGKADYTKGNRLVDKEYRDGMSRWRFFGNSVLTFLTKIASGYWKMMDPQNGYTAISQRALENVGIEEMYEYYGYCNDLLVKLNARGMRIADVPMPAVYGDEESSIDYPSYIWNVSGMLLRNFCWRLKARYLVLDFHPLALFYLLGTAICGVGVLGIAWSLYAWMTLAAPLFVRGSVSALLFVTGCLFVFFAMLFDMQANESMEV
- a CDS encoding DUF7097 family protein, encoding MEKTPRGTSVGVDDPYEFAGVCDHLTGEGTCRYAFDHYEHDPEFARERAEDEYECPVVDPESDWTWADCPHFRSRNRDRECVRCGLEEKRMAHDDERPLLEEHHLSYARDGETLSHEITVYLCRWCHAKVHNSWARITDDAAPDPEAIAALEERRGREYEELGFQSAAERYDEDD